In Quercus robur chromosome 10, dhQueRobu3.1, whole genome shotgun sequence, a genomic segment contains:
- the LOC126702577 gene encoding acetyl-CoA-benzylalcohol acetyltransferase-like, with protein MEVQILSRKLIKPTTPTPPHLRSYKTSSLDQLAPPAYVPFILYYVANGDKNEIDERSKRLEKSLSEILTLYYPLAGRYIRDKQLVDCNDEGAEYLEAQVSGKLAQVLQGELKPELLNSLVPNVMPSETTPLAFVQVNMFECGGLAIALECAHFIIDGITATTFFNAWAKACKAEGINEVIHPRFDLASFFPPRENIMPMKPPKMPGPGANPIITKRFVFNKEAISSLKAIAKGGACDSETSTKRQPSRVVAVTTLIWKALIAVAKARRGHLRASILSHSLNLRGKTALPIPDNSFGNFYMVANARFGGNNESKFELHDLVDALDDSIRNTLDDCMKAQTGDDLVSMMTKSLREVGEERERGETDIYMFSSWCRFPFYEADFGWGNPAWMSIVAIPMEMIGMFDTKDGDGIEAWVSLHEEAMLMFQNYPEIKAFTSQI; from the coding sequence ATGGAGGTTCAAATTCTATCCAGAAAGTTGATAAAACCAACAACTCCAACTCCACCTCACCTTAGAAGTTACAAAACATCATCCTTAGATCAACTTGCTCCACCAGCATATGTGCCATTTATTCTGTACTACGTTGCCAATGGtgacaaaaatgaaattgatgAGAGGAGTAAGCGTTTAGAGAAATCACTTTCAGAAATCTTAACCCTCTATTACCCTCTAGCTGGGAGATACATCAGAGATAAGCAACTAGTTGATTGTAATGATGAGGGGGCGGAATACTTGGAAGCCCAAGTAAGTGGAAAACTTGCTCAAGTTCTCCAAGGAGAACTCAAACCCGAGCTGTTGAATTCTCTTGTTCCCAATGTAATGCCATCAGAAACTACTCCTTTGGCATTTGTTCAAGTCAACATGTTTGAGTGTGGTGGGCTAGCCATTGCGCTAGAATGTGCTCATTTTATAATTGATGGAATTACAGCCACTACGTTTTTCAATGCATGGGCTAAAGCATGCAAAGCAGAAGGGATCAATGAAGTGATTCACCCAAGATTTGACTTGGCTTCTTTCTTTCCACCAAGAGAGAATATTATGCCTATGAAGCCACCTAAGATGCCTGGACCTGGTGCAAATCCAATCATCACCAAAAGGTTTGTGTTCAATAAGGAAGCAATATCAAGCCTGAAAGCCATTGCCAAAGGTGGTGCTTGTGATTCTGAAACATCAACAAAACGCCAACCTTCACGGGTAGTGGCGGTTACAACGCTTATATGGAAGGCTCTCATTGCTGTGGCTAAAGCTAGACGTGGGCACTTGAGAGCCTCTATTTTAAGTCATTCACTGAATCTGCGTGGAAAGACGGCTCTGCCAATACCGGATAACTCTTTTGGGAACTTCTACATGGTGGCCAATGCTCGATTTGGTGGAAACAACGAGAGCAAGTTTGAGTTGCATGACTTGGTGGATGCACTTGATGATTCAATAAGGAATACGCTTGATGACTGCATGAAAGCACAAACCGGGGACGATTTGGTTTCTATGATGACTAAATCCTTAAGAGAGGTCGGTGAAGAACGTGAAAGAGGTGAGACTGATATCTATATGTTCAGTAGCTGGTGTAGGTTCCCTTTCTATGAAGCGGATTTTGGCTGGGGAAACCCTGCTTGGATGAGCATTGTAGCTATTCCTATGGAAATGATTGGTATGTTTGACACCAAAGACGGTGATGGAATTGAGGCATGGGTGAGCTTGCATGAAGAAGCTATGCTTATGTTTCAGAATTATCCTGAGATTAAAGCCTTTACCTCCCAAATCTAA